In the genome of Pseudoalteromonas rubra, one region contains:
- a CDS encoding class II 3-deoxy-7-phosphoheptulonate synthase has protein sequence MKPWSPDSWRDHPIVQQPEYPDKIELESVEKQINAAPPLVFAEETRSLYKSLADVCEGKAFLLQGGDCAESFADFSATNIRDTFKTLLQMAVVLTYGGKCPVVKIARMAGQYAKPRSSDFETINGVALPSYRGDIVNSFEFTEEARIPDPKRLLTAYHHSASTLNLLRAFAQGGLADLHQVSRWNMSFVAANPMKEKFQQLANRIQEALEFMEVCGIDATVAPSLKETHLYTSHEALLLGYEQALTRRDHLSGDWYDCSAHFVWIGERTRQLDHAHIEFFRGIKNPIGVKVGPGMKPDELIQLIDALNPENIPGRLTLITRMGADILPEKLPALVRKVQEEGRKVVWSSDPMHGNTEKASTGYKTRSFNNILREISQFFAVHKAEGSYPGGVHLEMTGQHVTECIGGAYGLSDEDLAQRYRTQCDPRLNADQVLELGFLVADLLKDARNRV, from the coding sequence ATGAAGCCTTGGAGTCCAGATAGCTGGAGAGATCACCCGATAGTTCAGCAGCCTGAATACCCAGATAAAATTGAGTTAGAATCAGTAGAGAAGCAAATTAATGCAGCTCCACCTCTGGTTTTTGCTGAAGAAACACGCAGTCTCTATAAAAGCCTGGCTGACGTGTGTGAAGGTAAAGCGTTTTTATTGCAAGGTGGCGACTGTGCTGAATCCTTTGCAGACTTCAGCGCGACTAATATCAGAGACACTTTCAAAACACTTTTGCAGATGGCTGTCGTTCTTACATATGGCGGAAAATGCCCAGTTGTAAAAATAGCAAGAATGGCTGGTCAATATGCTAAGCCAAGATCATCTGATTTCGAGACCATCAATGGCGTTGCTTTACCATCTTACCGAGGTGACATCGTCAACAGTTTCGAATTTACAGAAGAGGCTCGTATACCGGATCCCAAAAGATTGTTGACTGCGTACCATCACAGCGCGTCGACACTTAACTTGCTACGAGCTTTTGCACAAGGCGGCCTTGCAGACCTGCATCAGGTTAGTCGCTGGAATATGAGCTTCGTTGCTGCTAATCCAATGAAAGAAAAGTTTCAACAGCTTGCAAATAGGATCCAGGAAGCTTTGGAGTTTATGGAAGTGTGCGGCATCGATGCGACTGTCGCACCAAGCCTTAAAGAAACACATTTATATACTTCTCACGAAGCTCTATTGTTAGGTTATGAGCAGGCGCTAACTCGCCGTGATCACCTCAGTGGCGACTGGTACGATTGTTCAGCGCATTTCGTCTGGATTGGGGAGAGAACAAGACAGTTAGACCACGCACACATTGAGTTTTTCAGAGGTATTAAGAATCCGATTGGTGTGAAGGTAGGTCCAGGTATGAAGCCAGACGAGCTTATTCAGCTCATTGATGCACTCAACCCTGAGAATATTCCAGGCCGATTGACCTTGATAACTCGTATGGGTGCAGACATCTTACCCGAAAAACTACCAGCGCTGGTCAGAAAAGTGCAAGAAGAAGGGCGCAAAGTTGTATGGAGTTCAGATCCTATGCATGGCAATACAGAAAAAGCCAGCACAGGATACAAAACTCGCAGTTTCAACAATATACTGCGTGAAATCAGTCAGTTCTTTGCAGTACATAAAGCTGAAGGCTCTTATCCTGGTGGTGTACACCTGGAAATGACGGGTCAGCACGTAACGGAGTGTATTGGCGGCGCATACGGTCTTTCAGACGAAGACTTAGCCCAACGATACCGTACTCAGTGTGACCCACGCTTAAACGCAGATCAGGTCCTGGAGCTCGGCTTCCTGGTTGCAGATTTACTCAAAGATGCAAGAAATCGCGTCTAG